A single Acidaminococcus sp. DNA region contains:
- a CDS encoding LysR family transcriptional regulator, translating to MNTKQMEYILAIMETRNFNRAAEALYISQPTLTYQIKLVEKEIGFRIFDRSFRGITLTPAGEQFVTTVRNVLTDLKIAVEQGQNVSRKYTQDIRIVEPIRSALPLLPRVIEAFEAAHPHTSVTPGFDWHNGLTRFLKGEYDIIFDLYENVRQIPDINVHPLFSSKIYLVTRTDDSLAGKDLIHENDLAGRTLMVGGPSPEPLRAVQKRVVTHVECSHFNSESHDMSLTYVASKRAIVLAPGFLHEHTDDFCWTPFDCTETIPCVLCTHKEDKREEVKELVESLVEMHKRSFH from the coding sequence ATGAATACGAAACAAATGGAATATATCCTCGCCATCATGGAAACCAGGAATTTCAACCGGGCCGCAGAAGCTCTCTACATCTCGCAGCCTACCCTCACTTATCAAATCAAACTGGTCGAAAAAGAAATCGGCTTCAGAATCTTCGACCGTTCTTTCCGAGGAATCACCCTGACGCCGGCGGGGGAACAGTTTGTCACGACCGTCCGAAACGTTCTGACGGATCTCAAGATTGCCGTGGAACAAGGACAAAATGTGTCCCGTAAGTATACCCAGGACATCCGCATCGTAGAGCCTATCCGCAGTGCCCTGCCCCTCCTGCCCCGGGTCATCGAAGCCTTTGAGGCCGCCCATCCCCACACTTCTGTGACCCCGGGCTTTGACTGGCACAATGGTCTGACGCGGTTTCTCAAAGGGGAATATGATATTATCTTCGACCTCTACGAAAATGTCCGCCAAATCCCGGACATTAATGTCCATCCCCTCTTTTCCAGCAAAATTTACCTGGTTACGCGCACGGATGATTCCCTGGCAGGAAAGGATCTCATCCATGAAAACGACCTTGCCGGCAGGACGCTCATGGTCGGTGGTCCCAGTCCGGAACCCCTGCGGGCCGTTCAAAAGAGAGTTGTTACCCACGTGGAATGCTCCCATTTCAACAGTGAAAGCCATGATATGTCCCTGACCTATGTGGCGAGCAAACGGGCTATTGTCCTCGCCCCGGGGTTCCTCCACGAACACACGGACGACTTTTGCTGGACGCCCTTCGACTGCACGGAAACCATCCCCTGCGTGCTGTGCACGCATAAGGAGGATAAGCGGGAGGAAGTGAAGGAATTAGTGGAAAGTCTTGTTGAGATGCACAAGAGAAGCTTTCATTAA
- a CDS encoding SDR family oxidoreductase: MKDVLLVMGAGKISVACARSVGYNKKIVMGDRSLAHAREAAKLLTEAGFDVEAVEADLSRRESIKNFIQKAQQFGPIKMLINGAGVSPSQASIESILKVDLYGTAVLLEEVGKVITPGGSGITISSQSGWRMPQLTPEEDRALATADTESLLALPFLQKDQIKDTLHAYQLAKRCNEKRVMGEAVKWGARGARINAIAPGIIVTPLALDEFNGPRGDFYKNMFKKCPAGRPGTADEIAQLAAFVLSDRASFMTGSALLMDGGATASYFYGPLQPGK, translated from the coding sequence ATGAAAGATGTACTGCTTGTTATGGGTGCCGGTAAAATCAGTGTCGCCTGTGCCCGGAGTGTCGGCTACAATAAAAAAATTGTCATGGGAGACCGCAGCCTTGCTCATGCCCGCGAGGCGGCGAAACTGTTGACGGAAGCGGGGTTTGATGTGGAAGCTGTGGAAGCAGACCTTTCGAGGCGTGAGTCCATAAAAAACTTTATCCAAAAGGCGCAGCAATTCGGACCCATCAAGATGCTCATCAACGGGGCCGGTGTATCTCCCAGCCAGGCTTCTATTGAAAGTATCCTTAAAGTCGACCTCTACGGGACGGCTGTCCTGCTCGAAGAAGTCGGTAAAGTGATTACACCGGGCGGCAGCGGAATTACCATCAGCAGCCAGTCCGGCTGGCGTATGCCGCAACTGACGCCGGAAGAAGACAGAGCCCTTGCTACGGCGGATACGGAATCGCTCCTTGCGCTTCCTTTCCTTCAAAAAGATCAGATTAAGGATACGCTCCATGCGTACCAGCTGGCCAAGCGCTGCAATGAAAAACGCGTCATGGGAGAAGCCGTGAAGTGGGGAGCCCGCGGGGCACGCATCAATGCCATTGCGCCGGGCATCATTGTGACGCCGCTGGCACTCGATGAATTCAATGGTCCGCGCGGTGATTTTTATAAAAATATGTTCAAGAAATGTCCGGCAGGACGGCCGGGGACGGCTGATGAAATCGCACAGCTGGCGGCCTTTGTCCTCAGTGACCGGGCGTCCTTCATGACAGGCTCGGCCCTTCTGATGGACGGCGGCGCAACGGCCAGCTATTTTTACGGGCCTTTGCAGCCGGGGAAATAA
- a CDS encoding ISL3 family transposase, with the protein MSTFDYIANSLNVKGNVIKKCIHSEQQIEFIMELNRAVVQCPNCHAKTDRIKDYRWQRIAIGSILHQQAFVRLHKRRYVCPCCGRTFFETVPFLQRYQRKSKDLQMQIMVSCFQKRSFTDIAADFHTSTTTVIRYFDRLHFPHPQHLPQVLAMDEFRGNAHGQKYQVSITDVEHNELIDILPRRDADWIIRYFLRYPKAERRRVRYVVMDMSALFRSVYKTMFPNATLIADRFHVQRLVLWAMERVRKDIQNTFPKTSPYLKHNKRILQKRGTTLSGEELVKLRCILSQSDELRRAYILKEAFHKVLRQKTELAAKRELNKWLAMVMGYNLDAFKGILRSFKDWEAAIIQAIIQPYSNGFTEGCNNLIKTVKRVAFGMRDFNRFRNRILYVNWQKRNSANALPSS; encoded by the coding sequence ATGTCCACATTTGATTATATAGCAAATTCCTTGAATGTCAAAGGTAACGTAATAAAAAAATGCATCCACAGTGAGCAACAAATTGAATTTATTATGGAACTGAATCGAGCTGTTGTCCAATGCCCTAATTGTCATGCGAAGACCGATAGAATCAAGGATTACCGTTGGCAAAGGATTGCTATCGGATCCATTTTGCACCAACAGGCTTTTGTCCGATTACATAAAAGAAGATACGTTTGCCCTTGCTGCGGTCGTACATTCTTTGAAACCGTCCCGTTCCTGCAGCGTTATCAACGCAAATCAAAAGATCTGCAGATGCAGATTATGGTGTCGTGTTTTCAAAAGCGCAGCTTCACAGATATAGCGGCTGACTTCCACACATCTACTACAACGGTCATACGTTACTTTGACCGCCTTCATTTCCCTCATCCCCAACACCTTCCCCAAGTCCTGGCCATGGATGAATTCCGGGGCAATGCTCATGGACAAAAGTATCAGGTCAGCATTACAGACGTAGAACACAATGAGCTCATCGACATTCTGCCAAGACGTGATGCAGACTGGATTATACGTTATTTTCTTCGCTATCCTAAAGCGGAGCGAAGAAGGGTTCGCTATGTTGTAATGGACATGTCTGCCCTTTTTCGTTCTGTCTATAAAACAATGTTCCCGAATGCCACACTGATAGCCGATAGATTCCATGTACAGCGACTTGTTCTCTGGGCTATGGAAAGAGTAAGGAAAGACATTCAAAATACGTTTCCAAAGACCTCACCTTATTTGAAACATAATAAGAGGATTCTCCAAAAGAGGGGAACAACACTAAGTGGAGAAGAGCTGGTAAAGCTGCGCTGCATCCTCTCTCAATCTGATGAACTGAGGCGTGCATATATACTCAAAGAAGCATTTCACAAAGTATTGAGGCAGAAGACTGAATTGGCTGCGAAGCGGGAGCTAAACAAATGGTTAGCTATGGTAATGGGCTACAACTTAGATGCTTTTAAAGGGATTTTAAGATCTTTTAAAGATTGGGAGGCTGCAATTATTCAAGCAATTATCCAGCCATACTCCAATGGATTCACAGAAGGCTGTAACAACCTGATTAAGACGGTTAAGAGAGTTGCATTTGGAATGCGTGATTTCAACAGATTTAGGAACCGG
- a CDS encoding 3-hydroxyacyl-CoA dehydrogenase NAD-binding domain-containing protein, which produces MQIKKIGIAGAGTMGYSMADIFASYGYEVTLWNHRVPTLERAKTLISESSRDKICYTTDMKELASRDIVIENLTEDIKIKQGFYESLCKIVSDNTIIATNTSGLSINGLAKFVTHPERFLGMHWFNPPTLILLIEIIKNDKTLQSVAETVKELGQSIGKKPVIVNKDVLGFAANRLQLAVIREALSLVEKGVVSAEDIDAVMKYGLAFRWACIGPLETMDFGGLDTFYHVASYLMEDLDDRHTVPVLLKEHYEKGELGVKTKKGFYDYSNGKDVEATRARDEKLRKVFNALYKK; this is translated from the coding sequence ATGCAAATTAAGAAAATCGGGATTGCCGGAGCCGGAACCATGGGCTATTCCATGGCGGATATCTTTGCTTCCTATGGATATGAGGTTACGCTTTGGAACCACCGCGTTCCCACCCTCGAACGGGCAAAGACTCTTATCAGTGAAAGCAGCCGCGATAAGATTTGCTATACGACGGATATGAAGGAACTCGCTTCCCGGGACATCGTTATCGAGAATCTGACGGAAGATATAAAGATTAAGCAGGGATTTTATGAGTCTCTCTGCAAAATCGTCAGCGATAACACCATTATTGCGACCAATACATCAGGCCTTTCCATCAACGGCCTGGCAAAATTCGTGACCCATCCGGAGCGCTTCCTGGGCATGCACTGGTTTAATCCGCCGACGCTGATTCTCCTTATTGAAATCATCAAAAACGATAAGACCCTCCAGAGTGTTGCCGAAACGGTAAAGGAACTGGGACAGTCCATCGGGAAGAAACCCGTCATTGTCAACAAAGACGTCCTCGGTTTTGCCGCCAACCGGCTGCAGCTTGCTGTAATCCGTGAAGCTCTTTCTCTCGTGGAAAAAGGCGTCGTGTCGGCTGAAGATATAGATGCTGTCATGAAGTATGGCCTTGCTTTCCGCTGGGCCTGCATCGGCCCGCTCGAGACCATGGACTTTGGCGGCCTGGATACATTCTATCACGTGGCAAGCTACCTCATGGAAGATTTGGATGATCGCCATACCGTCCCGGTGCTTCTGAAGGAACATTACGAAAAAGGAGAACTGGGCGTCAAGACAAAGAAAGGCTTCTACGATTATTCCAACGGGAAGGATGTTGAGGCTACCAGAGCACGTGACGAAAAATTACGTAAAGTGTTTAACGCACTGTATAAAAAATAA
- a CDS encoding NAD(P)H-dependent oxidoreductase, whose translation MNKTLVIYYSRKGENYVRGSIKNLVKGNTEAVVEKIAQLMPVDLFEVETEKPYAADYNACTEEARSELSENARPHLKKMLESADEYQNIIVAGPCWWGTYPMAIFTQLDALDLAGKNLFPVMTHEGSGLGHAANDLRKLYPQANVGEGLAIRGADVGASQKTIEAWVKRNF comes from the coding sequence ATGAACAAGACTTTAGTCATTTATTATTCCCGCAAGGGAGAAAACTATGTGAGAGGCTCCATCAAGAATCTGGTAAAGGGAAACACGGAAGCTGTCGTGGAGAAAATTGCTCAGCTTATGCCCGTCGATCTTTTTGAAGTCGAAACAGAAAAGCCTTATGCCGCCGATTACAATGCATGCACGGAAGAAGCAAGAAGCGAACTGAGTGAGAACGCCCGGCCGCACCTTAAGAAAATGCTCGAAAGCGCGGACGAGTACCAAAATATCATCGTTGCGGGACCGTGTTGGTGGGGTACGTATCCCATGGCCATCTTTACGCAGCTCGATGCCTTGGATCTTGCCGGAAAGAATCTTTTTCCTGTCATGACGCACGAAGGATCCGGACTTGGGCATGCAGCAAATGATCTTCGTAAGCTTTATCCGCAGGCCAATGTCGGTGAGGGCCTTGCTATCCGCGGGGCCGATGTAGGCGCTTCCCAAAAGACCATCGAAGCGTGGGTAAAGAGAAATTTCTAA